One Avibacterium avium genomic window carries:
- the atpG gene encoding F0F1 ATP synthase subunit gamma, producing MAGAKEIRTKISSVQSTQKITKAMEMVAASKMRKTQDRMSSSRPYAQAIRRVISHVSKASIGYKHPFLVEREVKKVGILLVSTDRGLCGGLNINLFKTALQEIKGWKEKQVEVSLGLIGAKGIGFFQSLGLNIATQNSGMGDTPSVEELIGTANEMFDAYREGKLDAIYIAYNKFINTMSQKPTLEKLVPLPELDNDDLGESAQSWDYIYEPDPKVLLDSLLVRYLESQVYQAVVENLASEQAARMVAMKAATDNAGNLIKDLQLVYNKARQTSITNELNEIVAGAAAI from the coding sequence ATGGCAGGTGCAAAAGAGATAAGAACCAAAATTTCCAGTGTTCAAAGTACACAAAAAATTACTAAGGCAATGGAAATGGTTGCAGCATCGAAAATGCGTAAAACGCAGGATCGAATGTCATCTTCACGTCCGTATGCTCAAGCCATACGCCGCGTGATTAGCCACGTGTCAAAAGCCAGTATTGGTTACAAACATCCGTTTTTAGTGGAACGAGAAGTGAAAAAAGTAGGTATCCTACTTGTTTCAACAGATCGTGGATTATGTGGCGGTTTAAATATCAACTTATTTAAGACCGCACTTCAAGAAATCAAAGGTTGGAAAGAAAAACAAGTGGAAGTTTCACTGGGTTTAATCGGTGCAAAAGGTATCGGGTTTTTCCAATCTCTTGGCTTGAATATTGCTACACAAAATTCAGGAATGGGCGATACGCCTTCTGTTGAAGAATTAATTGGTACGGCAAATGAAATGTTTGATGCTTATAGAGAAGGCAAATTAGATGCGATCTACATTGCTTACAATAAGTTCATCAACACAATGTCGCAAAAACCTACTTTAGAAAAACTTGTTCCTTTGCCTGAATTAGATAATGATGATTTAGGTGAAAGCGCACAATCTTGGGACTATATCTACGAACCTGATCCAAAAGTGTTGTTAGATAGTTTATTGGTTCGTTATTTAGAATCTCAAGTGTATCAAGCGGTAGTTGAAAATTTGGCTTCTGAGCAAGCGGCACGAATGGTGGCGATGAAAGCGGCAACTGATAATGCAGGAAACTTAATTAAAGACTTGCAATTAGTTTACAACAAAGCTCGCCAAACAAGTATTACAAATGAATTAAATGAAATTGTTGCTGGTGCAGCGGCAATTTAA
- the atpA gene encoding F0F1 ATP synthase subunit alpha, whose product MQLNSTEISELIKKRIAEFNVVSEPRNTGTIVSVSDGVIRIHGLSDVMQGEMIALPDNRYAMALNLERDSVGAVVMGPYTDLSEGMEVQCTGRILEVPVGRGLLGRVVNTLGQPIDGKGEIENDGYAPVEVIAPGVIDRKSVDQPVQTGYKAVDSMVPIGRGQRELIIGDRQTGKTALAIDAIINQKDSGIKCIYVAIGQKASTIANVVRKLEEHGALQNTIVVVASASESAALQYLAPYAGCTMGEYFRDRGEDALIVYDDLSKQAVAYRQISLLLRRPPGREAFPGDVFYLHSRLLERASRVNAEYVERFTQGKVTGKTGSLTALPIIETQAGDVSAFVPTNVISITDGQIFLESNLFNSGIRPAVNPGISVSRVGGAAQTKVIKKLAGGIRTALAQYRELAAFAQFASDLDDATRKQLSHGQKVTELLKQKQYSPLSVAQQALVLFAVEFGYLEDVELDRIASFESALLEYAAHNYADFMDGLTKTGDYNDEIKATLQAILDNFKANSAW is encoded by the coding sequence ATGCAACTAAATTCGACTGAAATTAGTGAATTAATTAAAAAACGCATTGCCGAATTTAACGTGGTGAGCGAACCACGCAATACAGGAACCATTGTTTCTGTGAGCGATGGGGTTATTCGTATCCACGGTTTAAGCGATGTAATGCAAGGGGAAATGATTGCATTACCCGACAATCGTTATGCAATGGCACTTAACCTAGAGCGTGATTCGGTAGGTGCGGTTGTAATGGGGCCTTATACTGATCTTTCTGAAGGTATGGAAGTTCAATGTACAGGACGTATTCTTGAAGTGCCAGTAGGCCGCGGTTTATTAGGTCGCGTGGTGAATACTCTTGGTCAGCCAATTGATGGTAAAGGTGAAATTGAAAACGATGGTTATGCGCCTGTTGAAGTTATCGCACCAGGGGTTATCGATCGTAAATCTGTTGATCAGCCTGTTCAAACTGGTTATAAAGCGGTGGACTCAATGGTGCCAATCGGTCGTGGTCAACGTGAGTTAATTATCGGTGACCGTCAAACAGGTAAAACCGCATTAGCTATCGATGCCATCATCAACCAAAAAGATTCTGGCATTAAATGTATCTATGTAGCGATCGGTCAAAAAGCATCAACTATTGCTAACGTAGTGCGTAAATTAGAAGAACACGGCGCATTACAAAATACTATCGTGGTTGTGGCATCTGCATCAGAATCTGCTGCGTTACAATATTTAGCGCCTTATGCAGGTTGTACAATGGGTGAATATTTCCGTGATCGCGGTGAAGATGCACTCATCGTTTATGATGATTTATCTAAACAAGCGGTTGCTTATCGTCAAATTTCATTGTTATTACGCCGTCCACCAGGTCGTGAAGCTTTCCCTGGTGATGTATTCTATTTACACTCTCGCTTACTTGAGCGTGCTTCTCGTGTTAATGCAGAATATGTTGAACGTTTCACACAAGGCAAAGTAACAGGTAAAACAGGTTCTTTAACTGCATTACCAATTATTGAAACCCAAGCAGGTGACGTATCGGCTTTCGTACCAACCAACGTAATTTCCATTACCGATGGTCAGATTTTCTTAGAATCTAACCTATTTAACTCAGGTATTCGTCCTGCGGTAAACCCAGGTATTTCGGTATCTCGTGTGGGTGGTGCAGCACAAACTAAAGTCATCAAAAAATTAGCGGGTGGTATTCGTACCGCACTTGCGCAATATCGTGAATTAGCAGCATTCGCACAATTTGCTTCAGATCTTGATGATGCAACACGCAAACAACTTTCTCACGGTCAGAAAGTAACAGAATTATTGAAACAAAAACAATATTCTCCATTAAGCGTTGCGCAACAAGCATTGGTGTTATTTGCCGTTGAATTTGGTTATTTAGAAGATGTTGAATTAGATCGTATCGCTTCTTTTGAATCTGCTCTTTTAGAATATGCAGCACATAACTATGCGGATTTTATGGACGGATTAACTAAAACTGGCGATTACAATGATGAAATCAAAGCAACATTGCAAGCGATTTTAGACAATTTCAAAGCAAACAGTGCTTGGTAA
- the atpD gene encoding F0F1 ATP synthase subunit beta, whose protein sequence is MATGKIVQIIGAVIDVEFPQDAVPKVYDALNVETGLVLEVQQQLGGGIVRCIAMGSSDGLKRGLSVSNTGKPISVPVGTKTLGRIMNVLGEPIDEQGPIGAEETWSIHRPAPSYEDQANSTELLETGIKVIDLICPFAKGGKVGLFGGAGVGKTVNMMELIRNIAIEHSGYSVFAGVGERTREGNDFYHEMTESNVLDKVSLVYGQMNEPPGNRLRVALTGLTMAEKFRDEGRDVLFFVDNIYRYTLAGTEVSALLGRMPSAVGYQPTLAEEMGALQERITSTKTGSITSVQAVYVPADDLTDPSPATTFAHLDSTVVLSRQIASLGIYPAVDPLDSTSRQLDPLVVGQEHYDVARGVQGILQRYKELKDIIAILGMDELSEEDKLVVARARKIERFLSQPFFVAEVFTGSPGKYVSLKDTIRGFKGILEGEYDHIPEQAFYMVGSIDEVLEKAKNM, encoded by the coding sequence ATGGCAACTGGAAAAATTGTACAAATCATCGGTGCGGTTATTGACGTTGAATTTCCACAAGATGCAGTACCAAAAGTATATGATGCCTTAAACGTTGAAACAGGCTTAGTGCTTGAAGTTCAACAACAATTAGGCGGTGGAATCGTACGTTGTATCGCAATGGGTTCATCAGATGGTTTAAAACGTGGTTTATCCGTGTCTAACACAGGCAAACCAATTTCCGTTCCAGTGGGAACAAAAACCCTAGGACGTATTATGAACGTACTGGGTGAACCAATTGACGAACAAGGCCCTATTGGTGCAGAAGAAACTTGGTCAATTCACCGACCAGCACCAAGCTATGAAGATCAAGCAAACAGCACAGAATTGCTTGAAACAGGGATCAAAGTTATCGACTTAATCTGCCCATTTGCAAAAGGGGGTAAAGTTGGTTTATTCGGTGGTGCGGGTGTAGGTAAAACCGTAAATATGATGGAATTAATCCGTAATATTGCGATCGAACACTCAGGTTACTCCGTATTTGCAGGGGTAGGTGAACGTACCCGTGAAGGTAACGACTTTTACCACGAAATGACCGAATCTAACGTATTAGACAAAGTATCCCTTGTTTACGGACAAATGAACGAGCCACCAGGTAACCGTCTGCGTGTTGCATTAACCGGTTTAACTATGGCAGAAAAATTCCGTGATGAAGGCCGTGATGTATTATTCTTTGTAGATAATATTTATCGTTATACCTTAGCAGGGACAGAAGTATCTGCATTATTAGGTCGTATGCCATCTGCGGTAGGTTACCAACCAACCCTAGCAGAAGAAATGGGGGCATTACAAGAGCGTATCACCTCTACCAAAACAGGTTCTATCACCTCTGTACAAGCGGTTTATGTACCAGCCGATGACTTAACTGACCCATCGCCAGCAACGACCTTTGCGCACTTAGACTCAACGGTTGTATTAAGCCGTCAAATTGCGTCATTAGGTATTTACCCAGCGGTAGATCCCCTTGATTCAACTTCTCGTCAATTAGACCCATTAGTGGTTGGCCAAGAGCATTATGATGTAGCGCGTGGCGTACAAGGTATCTTACAACGCTACAAAGAATTGAAAGACATCATCGCAATTCTTGGTATGGACGAGCTTTCTGAAGAAGATAAACTTGTGGTAGCGCGTGCGCGTAAAATCGAACGTTTCTTATCACAACCGTTCTTCGTTGCAGAAGTGTTCACTGGCTCACCGGGTAAATATGTCTCATTAAAAGACACTATTCGCGGTTTCAAAGGTATTTTAGAAGGTGAATATGACCATATTCCAGAACAAGCGTTCTATATGGTTGGTTCTATTGATGAAGTGCTAGAAAAAGCCAAAAATATGTAA
- a CDS encoding 3-deoxy-D-manno-octulosonic acid kinase has protein sequence MLELQQQNQYFIFNLETQPVDPSAYFDPQFWQQQQRILGSAKGRGTTWFVQSADLFGVNCALRHYYRGGLFGKLNKDRYWFCNLLHTRSFAEFHLLNKLHQDGLPVPKPIGARVIKGKAGICYQADLLSEKIENAQDLTALLQHHSLSAENWQQIGRLISQLHDRQIYHTDLNAHNILVQHFATPEQKYWLIDFDKCAEKSGNNWKAKNLARLHRSFIKEKGKLGIQFSENDWGNVVLGYER, from the coding sequence ATGCTTGAACTACAACAGCAAAACCAATATTTTATTTTTAATCTGGAAACACAACCTGTTGATCCCAGCGCTTATTTTGATCCGCAATTTTGGCAGCAACAGCAGCGTATTCTTGGTTCAGCCAAAGGGCGGGGGACAACTTGGTTTGTGCAAAGTGCGGACCTTTTTGGCGTAAATTGTGCCTTGCGCCATTATTATCGCGGTGGTTTATTTGGTAAGTTAAATAAAGATCGTTATTGGTTCTGCAATCTTCTGCACACGCGCAGCTTCGCCGAATTTCATTTGTTAAATAAATTACATCAAGACGGACTCCCCGTGCCAAAACCCATTGGCGCAAGAGTGATTAAAGGTAAAGCGGGCATTTGCTATCAAGCGGATTTACTGAGTGAAAAAATCGAAAATGCGCAAGATCTCACCGCACTTTTGCAACATCATTCTTTATCTGCTGAAAATTGGCAGCAAATCGGCCGCTTAATCAGCCAATTACACGACCGACAAATCTACCACACCGACCTTAACGCCCATAATATTTTAGTCCAACATTTCGCCACACCAGAACAAAAATACTGGCTGATTGATTTTGACAAATGCGCCGAAAAATCAGGCAATAACTGGAAAGCCAAAAATCTCGCCAGATTACACCGCTCTTTTATCAAAGAAAAAGGAAAATTAGGCATTCAATTTAGTGAGAATGATTGGGGAAATGTTGTTTTGGGGTATGAAAGATAG
- a CDS encoding MFS transporter gives MSILNFFKASPAIPLKDYTEAMFKSTRMKSFWAFSFAYAIYYVCRLSFNVAKPALVNNNILTPTELGVIGSAIFITYAVGKFVNSAAADHSNIVRYLSVGLFFSALCNFAMGMTTSAIFLTIIWGFNGWVQSMGVGPCVVALSRWYDDKERGSYYGFWSVAHNVGEGITFVVTAAIITTFGWRFGFSFAGIMGLLGVLVAIMFMKDSPAACGFKPIITMDKQTEELDNKEVLKHQWDVIKNPAIWVLAVASCCMYIGRYGVNSWGVFFLENGKGYTTLEAASIISVNSIVGILGTIVSGWLSDRFLQGKRNIMTVIVSLLNALSLAAFLFAPAGNTWLAIGALSVFGITLGIQLCFLGGLLATDISHKSASGIALGMMGVFGYAGAAAGEFLTGFMIDKTTVIDSAGNKIYDFDSLAYFWVGADLLSVVAAIIFSILVVYQARKSKDVA, from the coding sequence ATGTCTATTTTAAATTTTTTCAAAGCAAGCCCAGCTATTCCACTTAAAGATTACACCGAGGCAATGTTTAAAAGCACAAGAATGAAAAGTTTTTGGGCATTTTCTTTTGCTTATGCCATTTATTATGTTTGTCGTTTATCTTTTAATGTCGCTAAGCCAGCCTTAGTCAATAATAATATTTTGACACCAACAGAACTCGGAGTGATAGGTTCTGCTATTTTTATTACTTATGCGGTTGGCAAATTTGTCAATAGTGCTGCGGCAGATCATTCTAATATTGTACGTTATCTTTCCGTAGGATTGTTTTTCTCTGCATTATGTAATTTTGCTATGGGAATGACGACCAGTGCTATTTTTCTTACCATTATTTGGGGATTTAATGGTTGGGTACAATCAATGGGCGTAGGTCCTTGTGTGGTAGCGCTTTCACGTTGGTATGATGATAAAGAACGAGGTTCTTACTATGGATTTTGGTCAGTTGCTCATAATGTAGGTGAAGGGATAACCTTTGTCGTGACTGCTGCAATTATTACTACTTTCGGTTGGCGCTTTGGTTTCAGTTTTGCGGGTATTATGGGATTATTGGGCGTGCTGGTTGCAATAATGTTTATGAAAGACTCGCCAGCAGCTTGTGGCTTTAAACCGATTATTACAATGGATAAACAAACAGAGGAGTTAGATAATAAAGAAGTATTGAAACATCAATGGGACGTGATTAAAAATCCTGCCATTTGGGTGTTAGCAGTGGCTTCTTGCTGTATGTATATTGGTCGTTATGGTGTAAATAGCTGGGGCGTATTTTTCCTTGAAAATGGAAAAGGATATACAACATTAGAAGCAGCATCGATCATTAGCGTAAACAGTATTGTTGGTATTTTAGGAACAATTGTTTCAGGCTGGTTGTCAGATCGTTTCTTGCAAGGTAAACGAAATATTATGACGGTGATAGTAAGTTTACTCAATGCTCTTTCTCTTGCAGCATTTTTATTTGCTCCTGCAGGTAACACCTGGCTTGCTATTGGCGCACTTTCTGTCTTTGGTATTACTTTAGGTATTCAACTTTGCTTCTTAGGTGGGTTGTTAGCAACAGATATTTCCCACAAATCAGCATCGGGAATTGCCTTGGGAATGATGGGTGTATTTGGTTACGCTGGTGCAGCAGCGGGTGAATTTTTAACAGGTTTTATGATTGATAAAACAACGGTTATTGATTCGGCAGGTAATAAAATTTATGATTTTGATTCCCTTGCTTATTTCTGGGTAGGTGCTGATTTACTCTCCGTTGTTGCCGCAATTATTTTCTCAATTTTAGTTGTATATCAAGCTAGAAAATCAAAAGATGTAGCTTAG
- a CDS encoding inositol monophosphatase family protein produces MNSHIQQRYVFAKDLIKNVGEIALSFYLNRDKLNIQHKKGEAQDLVSIADQNVEKEIKTALKAHFPDDGFLGEESGADGLDKDFCWVVDPIDGTSPFLYGLQAWCISIAVLYKQEIVIGLIYDPLHKELFHTMKGEGAFVNETPLSASKAISLQEGLVGLGMSHRVPPNTFVPVIDQVLKEGGMFVRNGSGALTLAYVAAGRLIGYFEPHINAWDCLAGILLVQEAGGQTNDFLANDGLLKGNYILASSQGIFNQLESIRSLTL; encoded by the coding sequence ATGAATAGCCATATACAGCAACGTTATGTTTTTGCAAAAGATCTCATTAAGAATGTGGGGGAAATAGCACTCTCATTCTACTTAAATAGAGACAAACTTAACATTCAGCATAAAAAGGGAGAAGCGCAAGATTTAGTAAGCATTGCTGATCAAAATGTTGAAAAAGAGATAAAAACCGCATTAAAAGCCCACTTTCCTGATGATGGCTTCTTAGGTGAAGAATCCGGTGCCGATGGGCTTGATAAGGACTTTTGCTGGGTGGTTGATCCCATTGATGGCACAAGTCCTTTTTTATATGGCCTGCAGGCTTGGTGTATTTCTATTGCCGTGCTTTACAAACAGGAAATTGTCATTGGGCTGATTTACGATCCATTGCATAAAGAGCTTTTTCATACGATGAAAGGGGAGGGCGCCTTTGTTAATGAAACTCCTTTATCTGCATCAAAAGCGATTTCTTTGCAAGAAGGATTAGTTGGATTGGGAATGTCCCATCGTGTTCCACCGAATACATTTGTGCCAGTTATTGATCAAGTATTAAAAGAAGGGGGAATGTTTGTCCGTAATGGTTCAGGGGCATTAACCTTGGCTTATGTCGCGGCAGGCAGATTAATTGGCTATTTTGAACCGCATATCAATGCGTGGGATTGCCTTGCCGGTATTTTATTAGTTCAAGAGGCTGGTGGACAAACCAATGACTTTTTAGCAAATGATGGATTATTAAAAGGAAATTATATTCTTGCTAGCAGTCAAGGTATATTTAATCAGCTTGAATCTATTCGATCCTTAACTTTATAG
- a CDS encoding F0F1 ATP synthase subunit epsilon — MATLNLTVVSAEESIFTGQVKSIQATGIEGELGILPGHTPLLTAIKPGIVKLTLENGNEEVIYVSGGFLEVQPNVVTVLADVAIRGKELDADRILEAKRRAEQNIVSSAKDANYEMLASQLAKELAKLRAYELTEKLVKNKR; from the coding sequence ATGGCAACATTAAATTTAACGGTTGTAAGTGCAGAAGAAAGCATTTTTACAGGTCAAGTAAAAAGCATTCAAGCCACAGGGATTGAAGGGGAGCTTGGTATCTTACCGGGCCATACTCCCTTATTAACAGCAATCAAACCAGGTATCGTCAAATTGACCTTAGAAAATGGCAATGAAGAAGTTATCTACGTTTCAGGTGGCTTTTTAGAAGTTCAACCGAATGTCGTTACCGTCCTAGCAGATGTCGCAATCCGTGGTAAAGAGCTTGACGCAGATCGTATTTTAGAAGCGAAACGCCGCGCAGAACAAAATATTGTATCTAGCGCGAAAGACGCCAACTACGAAATGCTCGCCTCTCAACTTGCTAAAGAATTGGCAAAACTACGTGCTTACGAACTGACAGAAAAATTAGTCAAAAACAAACGCTAA
- the atpF gene encoding F0F1 ATP synthase subunit B, translated as MNLNATLIGQLIAFALFVWFCMKYVWPPIIKAIEERQSSIANALAAAEVARKEQAETKTLVEQEINQAKLQAQEIVDLANKRRNEILEEVKAEAEALKARIIEQGHAEIETERKRVQEELRAKVASLAVAGAEKIVGRTVDEAANNDIIEKLVAEL; from the coding sequence GTGAACTTAAATGCAACATTAATTGGTCAGCTTATTGCATTCGCACTATTTGTGTGGTTTTGTATGAAATATGTTTGGCCACCAATTATTAAAGCAATTGAAGAGCGTCAAAGCTCAATTGCTAATGCTTTAGCTGCAGCAGAAGTCGCACGAAAAGAGCAAGCTGAAACCAAAACATTGGTGGAGCAAGAAATTAATCAAGCGAAACTTCAAGCACAAGAAATTGTGGATTTAGCGAATAAACGTCGCAACGAAATCCTAGAAGAAGTGAAAGCTGAAGCGGAAGCATTAAAAGCAAGAATTATTGAACAAGGCCACGCTGAGATTGAAACAGAGCGTAAACGTGTTCAAGAAGAATTACGAGCGAAAGTAGCCTCTTTAGCGGTTGCAGGTGCTGAGAAAATTGTGGGTCGCACGGTTGATGAAGCGGCAAACAATGACATTATTGAAAAATTAGTTGCAGAACTATAA
- a CDS encoding IS3 family transposase (programmed frameshift) has protein sequence MTKYTQHFKQQVLDFYHQNGKNRSLTRQYFQLPQRTLARWIAKFNHNGINGLAVLGKKRYYSVEFKLKVIQAIKKGQCSAEAACFRFDIPSSGIISQWLQRFEKQGIDGLLLKPKGRPSMKLNSPKMPPTPKTEEERLRYRILELEAENANAKKVAGTQPTKNAEKAVIVNALRSRFPLELLLRLIGLARSSFFYHLKPKSDKNVAISQKIEEIYRKNDENYGYRRITLELRKYLIINHKRVLAIMQRLGLKGKSKQKKYRSYQGKVGHIADNLLQRDFTATMPNEKWVTDITEFKCAEGKVYLSPIKDLFNNEIIAYDVARSPSFEQITRMLTQAVNRLAGEKPILHSDQGWQYQMMGYREILKKHGITQSMSRKGNCLDNGAMESFFGRLKTECYFGKRFETFEQLEKVIHEYIHYYNNERIQVKLKGLSPVEYRTQSLN, from the exons ATGACTAAATATACTCAACATTTCAAACAACAAGTGCTCGACTTTTATCATCAAAATGGAAAAAACCGTTCGCTTACTCGCCAGTATTTTCAGCTTCCTCAAAGAACGTTAGCACGTTGGATTGCGAAATTTAATCATAATGGAATCAATGGATTAGCTGTGTTAGGTAAAAAACGATATTATTCTGTTGAGTTTAAATTAAAGGTTATTCAAGCTATCAAAAAAGGCCAGTGCTCCGCTGAGGCCGCCTGCTTTCGCTTTGATATCCCCAGTTCAGGGATAATTAGTCAATGGTTGCAACGCTTTGAAAAACAAGGTATAGATGGGTTATTACTCAAACCTAAAGGTCGTCCAAGTATGAAACTCAACTCGCCTAAAATGCCACCAACGCCCAAAACAGAAGAAGAACGCTTGCGTTACCGAATTTTGGAATTAGAAGCGGAGAATGCAA ATGCTAAAAAAGTTGCAGGAACTCAACCAACAAAAAATGCAGAAAAAGCCGTCATCGTAAATGCCTTACGCTCGCGTTTCCCGTTGGAATTGTTACTCAGGCTAATCGGATTGGCACGCAGTTCGTTCTTTTATCATCTCAAGCCAAAGTCGGATAAAAATGTAGCGATTTCACAGAAAATAGAGGAAATTTATCGCAAAAATGACGAAAATTATGGTTATCGTCGAATTACCTTGGAATTAAGGAAATACTTGATTATCAACCACAAAAGGGTGCTAGCGATAATGCAACGTTTGGGGTTAAAAGGAAAAAGTAAGCAGAAAAAATATCGTTCTTACCAAGGCAAAGTGGGACACATTGCCGATAATCTGTTGCAACGGGATTTTACGGCAACGATGCCGAATGAGAAGTGGGTAACGGATATCACCGAGTTCAAATGTGCGGAAGGCAAAGTGTATTTATCGCCGATTAAAGACTTGTTTAATAACGAAATTATTGCTTATGATGTGGCGAGAAGTCCGAGTTTTGAGCAGATAACCAGAATGTTGACCCAGGCGGTGAACCGATTAGCGGGGGAAAAACCGATACTGCATTCCGACCAAGGGTGGCAGTATCAAATGATGGGTTATCGGGAGATATTGAAAAAACACGGTATTACGCAAAGTATGTCGAGAAAAGGCAATTGCCTTGATAATGGTGCGATGGAAAGCTTTTTCGGGCGATTGAAGACGGAATGTTACTTTGGCAAGCGGTTTGAAACCTTTGAACAGCTTGAAAAAGTGATTCACGAGTACATTCATTACTACAATAATGAGCGTATTCAAGTGAAGCTCAAAGGACTAAGCCCTGTGGAATACAGAACTCAGTCCTTGAATTAA
- the atpE gene encoding F0F1 ATP synthase subunit C — METVITATIIGASILLAFAALGTAIGFAILGGKFLESSARQPELASSLQTKMFIVAGLLDAIAMIAVGISLLFIFANPFIGLLQ, encoded by the coding sequence ATGGAAACTGTAATTACAGCTACGATTATTGGTGCATCAATCCTACTTGCTTTCGCAGCATTAGGTACAGCAATTGGCTTTGCGATTTTAGGCGGCAAATTCTTAGAATCTTCTGCGCGTCAGCCTGAATTAGCAAGTAGCTTACAAACTAAAATGTTTATCGTTGCTGGTCTTTTAGATGCTATCGCAATGATTGCAGTAGGTATTTCGTTACTTTTCATTTTCGCAAACCCATTCATCGGATTATTACAATAA
- the atpH gene encoding F0F1 ATP synthase subunit delta: MSELTTIARPYAKAAFDFAIEQQAQNKSAVEKWAEMLNFASQVVENKEMQDFLTGDLSASKVADTVISICGDQLDQYGQNLIRLMAENKRLTVLPAVFALFQHYVSEHQAIADVEVISAQPLSAEQQAKIAAAMEKKLARKVKLNCSVDNALIAGVIIRTDDFVIDGSSRGQLARLANELQL; this comes from the coding sequence ATGTCAGAATTAACTACCATAGCTCGCCCTTATGCAAAAGCAGCATTTGATTTTGCTATCGAGCAACAAGCACAAAATAAAAGTGCGGTGGAAAAATGGGCAGAAATGCTAAATTTTGCTTCTCAAGTTGTTGAAAATAAAGAGATGCAAGATTTCCTAACAGGTGATTTGTCTGCTAGCAAAGTTGCTGATACGGTGATTTCAATTTGTGGCGACCAACTTGATCAATATGGGCAAAATTTGATTCGGTTAATGGCTGAAAATAAGCGTTTAACTGTACTTCCAGCGGTATTTGCACTGTTCCAACATTATGTGAGTGAACACCAAGCGATTGCAGATGTGGAAGTCATCTCAGCTCAACCATTAAGTGCAGAGCAACAAGCTAAAATTGCAGCCGCAATGGAAAAGAAACTTGCTCGTAAAGTTAAATTAAATTGCAGCGTAGATAATGCACTGATTGCTGGTGTTATTATTCGTACAGATGATTTTGTCATTGACGGAAGTAGCCGTGGGCAACTGGCTCGTCTTGCAAATGAGTTGCAATTATAA